In the Gemmatimonadaceae bacterium genome, one interval contains:
- a CDS encoding ABC transporter ATP-binding protein/permease: MISAALATSIPTFLQRGLDAIQRGAPLSTVLRLGGIMLATAMVAGSLRFTMRQLLNGISRRIETDLRRDLLAHLTTLDAAWFTRWRTGDLMARLTNDLSAVRMAAGPALMYFTNTIFGGVFALAMMVRISPTLTGAALLPMLGLPLLMLRLGKRVHDRFETVQQQFSQLTTRAQENLAGVRVVRAYRQEQPEIARFAALGESYLAANMRLAKLNGVMNPGFALLAGLAGAVTVGVGGHLLIAGRITVGGYAAFGIYLAMLTWPLIALGWTTNLFQRGSASMTRVLELLDARSLSVTDSGRATLPDATRRTGEAAGRRITFDRVGFQYPAPLVAEGDPPPDPRWVLRDISFDIPAGGTLAIVGATGSGKSALMDLIPRLFDPQEGTVRIDGVDVRDCPLATLRAEIGYVPQEALLFSETVGENIAYGLPAFDADRVAEASSIAQLTDTITRLPDGYDTRLGERGINLSGGQKQRTALARALARQPAIVLLDDALSAVDTHTEAAILHGLRDALHGRTAIIASHRVSAVREADHIIVLEEGRIVEEGTHNALVTLGGRYARLLQRQQLLDAIEAA; encoded by the coding sequence GTGATCTCCGCCGCATTGGCCACGTCCATTCCCACGTTTCTGCAGCGGGGACTGGACGCGATTCAGCGCGGCGCCCCACTCAGCACCGTGCTCCGCCTTGGCGGCATCATGCTCGCCACGGCCATGGTAGCCGGGTCGCTGCGCTTCACGATGCGCCAGCTCTTGAACGGCATCAGCCGTCGTATTGAAACGGACCTGCGCCGTGACCTGCTCGCGCACCTGACCACCCTCGACGCCGCCTGGTTCACGCGCTGGCGCACCGGTGATCTCATGGCGCGCCTCACGAATGACCTCTCCGCCGTCCGCATGGCCGCGGGGCCCGCGCTCATGTACTTCACCAACACCATCTTCGGCGGCGTCTTTGCGCTGGCCATGATGGTGCGCATCTCCCCCACGCTCACCGGCGCGGCGCTGCTGCCCATGCTCGGGCTGCCGCTGCTCATGCTGCGCCTGGGCAAGCGCGTGCACGATCGGTTTGAAACGGTGCAGCAGCAGTTCAGCCAGCTCACCACCCGCGCCCAGGAGAACCTCGCCGGCGTGCGCGTTGTACGCGCCTATCGGCAGGAGCAGCCCGAGATCGCGCGCTTCGCCGCCCTGGGCGAGTCGTATCTCGCCGCCAACATGCGCCTCGCCAAGCTCAACGGCGTGATGAACCCCGGCTTCGCCTTGCTGGCCGGGCTCGCCGGCGCCGTGACCGTTGGCGTGGGCGGCCATCTGCTCATCGCGGGGCGCATCACCGTGGGCGGCTACGCCGCCTTCGGCATCTATCTCGCCATGCTCACCTGGCCGCTCATCGCCCTCGGCTGGACGACCAATCTCTTCCAGCGCGGCTCCGCATCCATGACGCGCGTGCTCGAACTGCTCGATGCGCGCTCGCTGTCCGTGACCGACAGCGGCCGGGCCACGCTCCCCGATGCCACACGCCGCACTGGTGAGGCGGCCGGCCGACGCATCACCTTCGATCGCGTGGGCTTCCAGTACCCCGCTCCGCTCGTCGCCGAGGGCGACCCTCCCCCGGACCCCCGGTGGGTGCTGCGCGACATCTCGTTCGACATCCCCGCCGGCGGCACGCTCGCGATCGTCGGTGCCACCGGCTCCGGCAAGAGTGCGCTGATGGATCTCATTCCACGCCTCTTCGACCCGCAGGAAGGCACCGTGCGCATCGATGGCGTGGACGTGCGCGACTGCCCGCTCGCCACGCTGCGCGCCGAGATCGGCTACGTCCCGCAGGAGGCCCTGCTCTTCAGCGAGACCGTCGGCGAGAACATCGCGTATGGCCTCCCCGCATTCGACGCCGATCGTGTCGCCGAGGCCTCCAGCATCGCCCAGCTTACCGACACCATCACGCGCCTCCCCGACGGCTACGACACCCGACTCGGTGAACGCGGCATCAACCTGAGCGGCGGCCAGAAACAGCGCACCGCCCTCGCCCGCGCCCTCGCGCGCCAGCCCGCCATCGTGCTCCTCGACGACGCGCTCTCCGCGGTCGATACCCACACCGAGGCCGCCATCCTCCACGGCCTGCGCGATGCCCTGCACGGCCGCACCGCCATCATCGCGTCGCACCGCGTGAGCGCCGTGCGCGAAGCCGATCACATCATCGTGCTCGAAGAAGGCCGCATCGTGGAAGAGGGCACGCACAATGCGCTGGTTACGCTAGGCGGCCGCTACGCGCGCCTCTTGCAGCGCCAGCAACTCCTCGACGCCATCGAAGCCGCTTGA
- a CDS encoding YceI family protein gives MLTVTSRRFAALLAFPLLAAARPVDGKPHVIDKAHSEINFVADSRLLSAHGFFGKWDADVKLDAANWSNSAVAITIDAASINTRVDMRDNHLKSPDFFDVAKYPTITFKSTGVKQVAANKLDITGDLTVKGITKKVVVPASVVFYEKGAGRFRGTLTILRKDFGISFDPPVNPIENEVQVQWDISLKEPAPAGAGASK, from the coding sequence ATGCTCACCGTGACCAGCCGCCGTTTCGCCGCCCTCCTGGCCTTTCCCCTGCTCGCCGCCGCCCGCCCGGTGGACGGCAAGCCGCACGTCATCGACAAGGCGCACAGCGAGATCAACTTCGTCGCCGACTCGCGCCTCCTCTCCGCCCACGGCTTCTTCGGCAAGTGGGACGCCGACGTGAAGCTCGATGCCGCGAACTGGAGCAACAGCGCCGTCGCGATCACCATCGACGCCGCCAGCATCAACACGCGCGTGGACATGCGCGACAATCACCTCAAGAGCCCCGACTTCTTCGACGTCGCGAAGTACCCCACCATCACGTTCAAGAGCACCGGCGTGAAGCAGGTCGCGGCCAACAAGCTGGACATCACCGGCGACCTCACGGTGAAGGGGATCACCAAGAAGGTCGTCGTCCCCGCCAGCGTCGTCTTCTACGAGAAGGGCGCCGGCCGCTTCCGCGGCACCCTGACGATCCTCCGCAAGGATTTCGGCATCAGCTTCGACCCGCCGGTCAACCCGATCGAGAACGAGGTGCAGGTGCAGTGGGATATCTCGTTGAAGGAGCCGGCACCAGCGGGCGCGGGCGCGAGCAAGTAA
- a CDS encoding transcriptional repressor: protein MSEATDAAAIAADREAFRAFLRDHNLPATAQRLAIADVVLGTDRHLSAEEVAEELKLRGAQAGTATVYRTLEVLVRSGLVVERDFGEGFKRFEAARGVPHHEHLLCTNCGRVQEFRDERLERMTTLLAEAHDFSRQRHRLVIYGLCGNCRRGSWPTER from the coding sequence ATGAGCGAAGCCACGGACGCGGCGGCAATTGCGGCGGACCGGGAGGCGTTTCGCGCATTTCTGCGCGATCACAACCTTCCGGCCACGGCGCAGCGGCTGGCCATCGCCGATGTGGTCTTGGGGACGGATCGCCACCTGTCGGCCGAGGAGGTGGCGGAGGAGCTCAAGCTCCGCGGCGCCCAGGCGGGCACGGCAACCGTGTATCGCACCCTGGAGGTGCTGGTACGCAGTGGGCTGGTGGTGGAGCGCGACTTTGGCGAGGGATTCAAGCGCTTCGAAGCCGCGCGTGGCGTGCCGCACCATGAGCACCTGCTGTGCACCAACTGTGGCCGCGTGCAGGAGTTTCGGGACGAGCGTCTGGAGCGCATGACGACGCTCCTCGCCGAGGCCCATGACTTCTCCCGACAGCGGCATCGGCTGGTGATCTATGGTTTGTGCGGGAATTGCCGACGGGGCAGCTGGCCGACCGAGCGCTAG
- a CDS encoding cytochrome c biogenesis protein CcdA, producing MAPESLTVLVAFTAGLLSFLSPCVLPLVPSYVTFITGMGLDDAAKQKRTALVHAVLFVLGFSFIFVALGAGASVFGQMMREYRVWIARIGGALMVLMGLWMLGVINIGALQQERRIHVSDKPLGYLGTVVVGIAFGAGWTPCLGPTLGAILVLAANETELTKGITLLSFYSMGLAVPFLLSALLLDQFLGFFKSFKKNIGTVNRIAGVLLVLVGIGMFTGWFAKLAAILQPLTPAFLVERL from the coding sequence ATGGCACCTGAATCCCTGACCGTCCTGGTGGCCTTCACGGCCGGCCTCCTCAGCTTTCTGAGCCCCTGCGTGCTGCCGCTCGTGCCGAGCTATGTCACGTTCATCACGGGCATGGGGCTCGACGACGCGGCCAAGCAGAAGCGCACGGCGCTCGTGCATGCCGTGCTCTTCGTGCTCGGCTTCTCGTTCATCTTCGTGGCGCTGGGCGCCGGCGCGAGTGTCTTCGGGCAGATGATGCGCGAGTACCGCGTCTGGATCGCGCGCATCGGCGGCGCGCTCATGGTGCTGATGGGGCTCTGGATGCTGGGGGTCATCAACATCGGCGCCCTCCAGCAGGAACGCCGTATCCACGTGAGCGACAAGCCCCTCGGCTACCTCGGCACCGTGGTGGTCGGCATCGCGTTCGGTGCGGGCTGGACGCCCTGTCTGGGCCCGACGCTGGGCGCGATCCTGGTGCTGGCGGCCAACGAGACGGAGCTGACCAAGGGGATCACGCTGCTCAGCTTCTACTCGATGGGGCTGGCGGTGCCGTTCCTGCTGAGCGCGCTGCTGCTCGATCAGTTCCTGGGCTTCTTCAAGAGCTTCAAGAAGAACATCGGCACGGTGAACCGCATCGCGGGCGTGCTGCTGGTGCTGGTGGGGATCGGGATGTTCACCGGGTGGTTCGCGAAGCTGGCGGCGATCCTGCAGCCGCTGACGCCGGCGTTTCTCGTGGAGAGACTCTGA
- a CDS encoding Stp1/IreP family PP2C-type Ser/Thr phosphatase has protein sequence MVPRLRTGSIHDAVTVPASPPPTPSQGHPAPSVLARVFALTDVGRTREHNEDAFLVADLESGTAVDFVADAVDIRAGAHGALFLVADGMGGAASGELASSMAAELVLSGLRQAWQAADPTVARFAEALRDATIAANSRIHSHARENPEHRGMGTTATIAGLYGDHLYVVQVGDSRAYLVREGQAQMLTKDQSLMQRLVEAGELTPEEAERSERRNIILQALGPEPNVTVDLTHQQVRKGDILILCSDGLSGQVKADEIAYVAQTERDVSGICRNLIDRANARGGPDNITVVAVRFDGAALSDIEAGDQFGYRVFPLAGTLNDASRLPTPIPPANTIKSDPTPRFGTPKPSEDALEAARQQAISRAAAAAAAEPEEDLSGDGEPQILGLPEPEIQERRERAKPIYFVLGLVAVAAIIFAVMQLRA, from the coding sequence ATGGTCCCCCGTCTTCGCACCGGCTCGATCCATGACGCAGTGACCGTTCCCGCATCACCTCCACCAACACCCAGCCAGGGCCATCCCGCGCCGTCGGTTCTCGCGCGCGTTTTTGCCCTGACCGACGTCGGTCGGACGCGGGAGCATAACGAGGACGCCTTCCTCGTCGCGGATCTGGAGTCCGGTACCGCCGTCGACTTTGTCGCCGACGCGGTGGACATCCGTGCCGGTGCCCACGGGGCGCTTTTCCTGGTCGCGGACGGCATGGGCGGCGCCGCCTCGGGTGAGCTCGCCTCCAGCATGGCCGCCGAGCTCGTCCTCTCCGGGCTGCGCCAGGCCTGGCAGGCCGCCGATCCGACCGTCGCCCGGTTCGCCGAGGCGCTGCGCGACGCCACCATCGCCGCCAACAGCCGCATTCACTCGCATGCCCGGGAAAACCCGGAGCATCGCGGCATGGGGACCACCGCCACGATCGCCGGCCTGTACGGCGATCATCTGTACGTGGTCCAGGTCGGCGACAGCCGCGCCTATCTCGTGCGCGAAGGTCAGGCGCAGATGCTCACCAAGGACCAGTCGCTCATGCAGCGCCTGGTCGAAGCCGGTGAGCTCACCCCCGAAGAAGCCGAGCGCTCGGAACGCCGCAACATCATCCTGCAGGCGCTCGGCCCGGAGCCGAACGTCACGGTGGACCTCACGCACCAGCAGGTGCGCAAGGGCGACATCCTCATCCTCTGCAGCGATGGGCTGTCGGGGCAGGTGAAGGCCGACGAGATCGCCTACGTCGCGCAAACCGAACGCGATGTGTCGGGGATCTGCCGCAATCTCATCGACCGCGCCAACGCGCGCGGCGGCCCGGACAACATCACCGTGGTGGCCGTCCGCTTCGACGGGGCCGCGCTGAGCGATATCGAAGCCGGCGACCAGTTCGGCTATCGCGTCTTCCCGCTCGCCGGGACGCTGAACGACGCGTCACGCCTGCCGACGCCGATCCCGCCCGCCAACACGATCAAGAGCGACCCCACGCCGCGCTTCGGCACGCCCAAGCCGAGCGAGGACGCGCTCGAAGCCGCGCGCCAGCAGGCGATCTCCCGCGCCGCCGCCGCGGCCGCCGCAGAGCCCGAAGAGGACCTGTCAGGCGACGGTGAACCCCAGATCCTCGGTCTCCCGGAGCCCGAGATCCAGGAGCGCCGGGAACGGGCCAAGCCGATCTACTTCGTGCTGGGGTTGGTTGCGGTGGCGGCGATCATCTTTGCCGTGATGCAGCTGAGGGCGTAA
- the ggt gene encoding gamma-glutamyltransferase, with translation MRRLLPLFALTAACAGSQSSGPSSTSSAPAIPARAAASFPDGWRLPSGQKSTFAPKVMAVSNSPEASAAAAEIMKAGGNAVDAAVALGFALAVAWPEAGNIGGGGYSVVRMADGRSAVIDYREIAPLAATRDMYLDAKGNLTDKSVYGHLASGVPGAVAGLTALLERFGTMPLSRVMQPAIRLAKEGFVVDTALAGSISRAQGMVNKYTGTPTPYFPRGTVVKAGEKLVQPELARTLEAIASQGAGAFYRGWIADSLVAEMQRGGGIITKADLAKYTPVWREALKTTYRGHTLLSMPPSSSGGIVVAEALNVLEQYAQLPAYGSTQYFHLVGSAYQRAFIDRNAKLGDPAFVKVPIAALTSKDYAKSLKATIGTGAARTPALEQQMNAIAPPKVREPEHTTHYSVVDDKGNAVATTTTLNNSWGSGVWVHGAGFMLNDEMDDFAAAPGKPNMFGLVQGEANAIQPGKRMLSAMSPTIVLDKNGQTLLVVGAAGGPTIITGTSQVILNVIDHRMTLADAMRAPRIHHQALPDSLTYEDGGIRPAVLDSLRAMGYNMRKLRSLVNVNAIMRVNGGWEGQPEPRRSGGAVGW, from the coding sequence ATGCGCCGCCTCCTCCCCCTCTTCGCCCTCACCGCCGCCTGCGCCGGCTCCCAGTCCAGCGGCCCCTCGAGCACCAGCAGCGCGCCCGCCATCCCGGCCCGCGCCGCCGCGAGCTTCCCCGACGGGTGGCGACTCCCCAGCGGCCAGAAGAGCACCTTCGCGCCCAAGGTGATGGCGGTGTCGAACAGCCCGGAGGCCAGTGCCGCAGCCGCCGAGATCATGAAGGCCGGCGGCAATGCCGTGGATGCGGCCGTGGCGTTGGGCTTTGCCCTGGCCGTGGCGTGGCCCGAAGCGGGTAACATCGGGGGCGGCGGGTACAGCGTCGTGCGCATGGCCGATGGCCGCAGCGCGGTGATCGACTACCGCGAGATCGCGCCACTCGCCGCAACGCGCGACATGTATCTCGATGCCAAGGGCAACCTCACCGACAAGAGCGTCTACGGGCACCTCGCCTCAGGCGTGCCCGGCGCCGTGGCGGGGCTGACGGCGCTCCTCGAGCGCTTCGGCACGATGCCGCTCTCGCGCGTGATGCAGCCGGCGATCCGCCTTGCGAAGGAAGGCTTCGTGGTGGACACCGCGCTCGCCGGCTCGATCAGCCGGGCGCAGGGCATGGTCAACAAGTACACCGGCACGCCCACGCCGTACTTCCCGCGTGGCACGGTGGTGAAGGCCGGCGAGAAGCTCGTGCAGCCCGAACTCGCGCGCACACTCGAAGCGATTGCATCCCAGGGCGCCGGTGCGTTCTATCGCGGATGGATTGCCGATTCGCTGGTCGCTGAAATGCAGCGCGGCGGTGGCATCATCACCAAAGCCGACCTCGCGAAGTACACGCCGGTGTGGCGCGAGGCGCTCAAGACCACCTATCGCGGCCACACGCTGCTCTCGATGCCGCCCTCGAGCTCCGGGGGCATTGTGGTGGCCGAGGCGCTCAACGTGCTCGAGCAGTACGCGCAGCTGCCGGCGTACGGCAGCACGCAGTACTTCCATCTGGTGGGCAGCGCGTATCAGCGCGCCTTCATCGATCGCAACGCCAAGCTGGGCGACCCCGCGTTCGTGAAGGTCCCGATCGCCGCCCTCACGAGCAAGGACTACGCGAAGAGCCTCAAGGCCACGATCGGCACCGGGGCCGCGCGCACACCCGCGCTCGAACAGCAGATGAACGCCATCGCCCCGCCCAAGGTGCGCGAACCGGAGCACACGACGCATTACAGCGTGGTTGACGACAAGGGCAACGCCGTGGCCACCACCACCACGCTCAACAACTCCTGGGGCAGCGGCGTGTGGGTCCACGGCGCCGGCTTCATGCTCAACGACGAGATGGACGACTTCGCCGCCGCGCCCGGCAAGCCCAACATGTTCGGGCTCGTCCAGGGCGAAGCGAACGCGATCCAGCCCGGCAAGCGCATGCTGAGCGCGATGAGCCCCACGATCGTCCTCGACAAGAACGGGCAGACCCTGCTCGTGGTCGGCGCCGCCGGCGGTCCCACGATCATTACCGGCACCAGCCAGGTGATCCTCAATGTCATCGACCACCGCATGACGCTCGCCGATGCCATGCGCGCCCCGCGCATTCATCATCAGGCGCTCCCCGATTCCCTCACCTACGAGGACGGCGGCATTCGCCCCGCCGTGCTCGACTCGCTCCGCGCGATGGGCTACAACATGCGCAAGCTGCGCAGTCTCGTGAATGTGAACGCGATCATGCGCGTGAACGGCGGGTGGGAAGGACAGCCGGAGCCGCGGAGGAGTGGAGGAGCGGTGGGGTGGTGA
- the murQ gene encoding N-acetylmuramic acid 6-phosphate etherase, whose product MVRWPDARAPIDRIRSTPHTPRLLIVSQSPLPPLDPRVTERRNPRTADIDLADPLALVDLINAEDRAVMDAVASQREAIATAITAIETAFRAGRRLLYVGAGTSGRLGVLDASECPPTFGTDPAMVVGIIAGGDYALRNPIEGAEDDPAEGAHVMDAHHVTAGDVVIGIAASGTTPYVRGALGRARELGATTGLIACSPPPAAMQAVADILMLPVVGPEVLTGSTRLKAGTATKLVCNMLTTGAMIRIGKSYGNLMVDLKATNVKLQDRAERIVCEVTALSREDARALLTRADGRVKRAIVMHALQVDAATADAELARVGGVIRRLTTAPPPVVS is encoded by the coding sequence ATGGTCCGGTGGCCCGATGCTCGGGCACCGATCGACAGGATCCGGTCCACGCCTCATACCCCGCGTTTGCTCATCGTGTCCCAGTCGCCCCTGCCACCGCTCGATCCGCGCGTCACTGAACGTCGCAATCCGCGCACCGCGGACATCGATCTCGCTGATCCGCTCGCGCTGGTCGATCTGATCAATGCCGAAGATCGCGCGGTGATGGATGCGGTCGCCTCGCAGCGCGAGGCGATTGCGACGGCGATCACGGCCATCGAAACGGCGTTCCGCGCCGGCCGCCGATTGCTGTATGTGGGCGCCGGCACGTCCGGGCGGCTTGGCGTGCTCGATGCGAGCGAATGCCCGCCCACCTTCGGGACCGATCCCGCGATGGTGGTGGGGATCATTGCCGGCGGCGACTACGCGCTGCGCAATCCCATCGAAGGCGCCGAGGATGATCCGGCGGAGGGCGCGCACGTCATGGATGCGCATCACGTCACCGCCGGTGATGTCGTGATCGGCATTGCGGCGAGTGGCACCACGCCCTACGTGCGCGGTGCCCTCGGGCGCGCTCGCGAACTGGGCGCGACGACGGGGCTCATCGCGTGCAGTCCGCCGCCGGCGGCGATGCAGGCGGTGGCCGATATCCTGATGCTCCCGGTGGTCGGCCCCGAAGTGCTGACGGGATCGACGCGCCTCAAGGCCGGTACGGCCACCAAGCTGGTGTGCAACATGCTCACGACCGGCGCGATGATCCGCATCGGCAAGAGCTATGGCAACCTGATGGTGGACCTCAAGGCCACCAACGTGAAGTTGCAGGATCGCGCCGAGCGCATTGTGTGCGAGGTGACGGCGCTGTCGCGTGAGGACGCGCGCGCGCTGCTCACGCGCGCGGATGGCCGCGTGAAGCGCGCGATCGTGATGCACGCGCTGCAGGTGGATGCCGCGACCGCCGATGCGGAACTGGCACGCGTGGGTGGCGTGATCCGCCGGTTGACCACCGCACCGCCACCGGTCGTTTCATGA
- a CDS encoding anhydro-N-acetylmuramic acid kinase, which yields MTLVVGLMSGTSLDGISAAVVHFADGADGRPVATLRAFVQRSYTPEARTRLEGAMQQATAQAYCRLGADLGDWLADAALEAMRAAGVAPHDVAAVASHGQTLWHEPLHSTWQIGDAARIAERTGCAVVHDFRSRDVAAGGQGAPLVPIADRLLFAHATEWRALQNIGGIGNVTVVPPVGVDAPVMAFDTGPGVVITDGVVRRLFDQTYDVDGAIAARGRILDEAMRAYLDLPFLFDAPPKSTGRELFTPAFIDGFIAHCRTHGASDADIVATSVGYTAATIAAQYQQFITAPITEVLLSGGGAKHPLLPRALEGAFAWHQARSGRPAPRVGAFSDVYFDAEAKEAVAFALLGYRNLTGRAGNIPSATGARGPRVLGSLTPANPVELKS from the coding sequence ATGACCCTCGTGGTGGGGCTGATGTCGGGCACATCGCTCGATGGCATCAGTGCGGCAGTGGTGCATTTCGCCGACGGCGCCGACGGCCGACCGGTGGCCACGCTGCGTGCGTTCGTGCAGCGGTCGTACACGCCCGAGGCGCGCACGCGGCTCGAGGGCGCCATGCAGCAGGCCACGGCGCAGGCGTACTGCCGCCTGGGCGCCGATCTGGGGGACTGGTTGGCCGACGCGGCCCTCGAGGCGATGCGGGCGGCCGGTGTGGCGCCGCACGACGTGGCCGCAGTGGCCAGTCACGGCCAGACGCTCTGGCATGAGCCGTTGCACAGCACGTGGCAGATCGGCGATGCCGCGCGCATTGCCGAGCGCACCGGCTGCGCGGTGGTGCACGACTTCCGCTCGCGCGATGTGGCGGCCGGTGGGCAGGGGGCGCCGCTCGTGCCGATTGCCGATCGGTTGCTCTTTGCGCATGCGACCGAGTGGCGCGCGCTGCAGAACATCGGTGGCATTGGCAACGTGACCGTGGTGCCCCCGGTTGGGGTGGACGCGCCGGTGATGGCGTTCGACACCGGGCCGGGGGTGGTGATTACCGATGGCGTGGTGCGGCGGCTCTTTGATCAGACGTACGATGTGGACGGCGCGATCGCGGCACGCGGGCGCATCCTCGACGAGGCGATGCGCGCGTATCTCGATCTGCCGTTCCTGTTCGACGCGCCCCCCAAGAGCACAGGGCGCGAGCTCTTCACGCCGGCGTTCATCGACGGCTTCATTGCGCATTGCCGCACGCATGGCGCGAGCGATGCCGATATCGTGGCCACGAGTGTCGGCTACACCGCCGCCACGATTGCCGCGCAGTACCAGCAGTTCATCACGGCGCCGATCACCGAGGTGTTACTCTCCGGTGGCGGCGCGAAGCATCCGCTGCTGCCGCGCGCCCTCGAGGGCGCGTTTGCCTGGCATCAGGCGCGCAGCGGGCGTCCGGCCCCTCGGGTGGGCGCCTTCAGTGATGTCTATTTCGACGCCGAAGCCAAGGAGGCGGTGGCCTTCGCCTTGCTCGGCTATCGCAATCTCACCGGGCGCGCGGGGAATATCCCGAGCGCGACCGGTGCCCGAGGACCCCGCGTGCTGGGGTCACTCACTCCCGCGAATCCAGTTGAGTTGAAGTCATGA